Proteins co-encoded in one Methanobrevibacter gottschalkii DSM 11977 genomic window:
- a CDS encoding phosphopantothenoylcysteine decarboxylase domain-containing protein, whose amino-acid sequence MSLGGTYEPIDSVRGITNKSSGKMGLALAKEAYIRGADLTLVVAKVSVEIPSVFDVIHVETGNEMNNVILNLIPDFDIFISTAAVSDFEFKKKNDKKIDSNSSLSLDLKPATKIIRQVKKINPNIFLVGFKAEFNISKEEIICCARKQIEHAGTDIVVANDISKNECQFGSDNNEVLIVDDEVLTVPLASKREIAKVIFDVISKKLSSHVY is encoded by the coding sequence ATAAGTCTTGGTGGAACATATGAACCTATTGATTCTGTAAGGGGCATTACAAATAAATCTTCTGGAAAAATGGGTTTGGCACTTGCAAAAGAAGCATATATTAGAGGTGCGGATTTAACTTTAGTTGTGGCTAAAGTCAGTGTCGAGATTCCTTCTGTTTTCGATGTTATTCATGTAGAAACGGGTAATGAGATGAATAATGTTATTTTAAATCTAATTCCTGATTTTGATATATTCATATCTACTGCTGCAGTTTCAGATTTTGAATTTAAGAAGAAAAATGATAAAAAAATAGATTCAAATAGTTCTTTATCATTGGATTTAAAACCTGCAACTAAAATTATTCGCCAAGTTAAGAAAATAAATCCTAATATTTTTTTGGTTGGTTTTAAAGCTGAATTTAATATATCAAAGGAAGAAATCATTTGTTGTGCTAGAAAGCAGATTGAACATGCCGGTACGGATATTGTTGTTGCTAATGATATCTCTAAAAATGAGTGTCAATTCGGATCTGACAATAATGAAGTCCTTATAGTTGATGATGAAGTATTAACTGTTCCTCTAGCTTCAAAAAGGGAAATTGCAAAAGTTATTTTCGATGTAATTTCAAAAAAATTGTCTTCACATGTATATTAA
- a CDS encoding flavoprotein has protein sequence MIILCVTGSIAATESIKLAREFRRNDIEIKCFMSDAACEIIHPNAMEFATGSDVVTKLTGQIEHVKYSQEDLILVAPATANTISKFAYKIADDAISTLLITAYGHDTPIIFVPSMHDSMYKAIKGNIDKIKQEKSASFIKPRMDEGKAKFPSKEDIVLESLRTINLNKKD, from the coding sequence ATGATTATATTATGTGTCACGGGTAGTATTGCAGCTACCGAATCTATTAAACTTGCTCGTGAATTTAGACGTAATGATATTGAAATAAAATGTTTTATGAGTGATGCTGCATGTGAAATTATACATCCAAATGCAATGGAGTTCGCAACGGGAAGTGATGTAGTAACTAAATTGACAGGTCAAATTGAGCATGTTAAGTACTCTCAAGAAGATTTGATATTGGTTGCTCCGGCAACAGCTAATACCATTTCTAAATTTGCATATAAAATCGCTGATGATGCAATTTCTACTCTTTTAATAACTGCTTATGGTCATGATACTCCAATAATATTTGTTCCATCCATGCATGATTCAATGTATAAAGCTATTAAGGGAAATATTGATAAAATTAAACAAGAAAAATCAGCTAGTTTTATTAAACCTCGTATGGATGAAGGAAAAGCTAAATTCCCATCAAAAGAGGATATTGTACTTGAATCTTTAAGGACTATTAATCTAAATAAGAAGGATTGA
- a CDS encoding PsbP-related protein, with protein MKNNVLKRSLIIISFIFLIICAFSCVNAQEDNSDITMMTLSKGGIVIHYPSNWGYSQSDSNYSIMSISKLDSVDSAGVGQVNINFEKKAIEGDFYTYLNNTYRSMQRDSSFNLTSSGEVMVSNIHAYEYMYSSNQNGTVKEHKAVWFEKGGQAYVMLYSAPVNDFEDNLYVFDYILSDIQIT; from the coding sequence ATGAAAAATAATGTTTTAAAAAGAAGTCTAATAATCATTTCATTTATATTTTTAATTATTTGCGCATTTTCATGTGTTAATGCTCAGGAAGATAACTCAGATATCACTATGATGACTTTATCTAAAGGAGGTATTGTTATTCATTACCCTTCTAATTGGGGTTATTCTCAGTCCGATTCTAATTATTCAATAATGTCAATATCTAAACTGGATTCAGTTGATTCCGCTGGTGTAGGTCAAGTTAATATTAATTTTGAGAAAAAAGCTATTGAAGGAGATTTTTATACTTATTTGAATAACACCTATAGGTCAATGCAAAGAGATTCTTCTTTCAATTTAACCTCTTCAGGTGAAGTCATGGTAAGTAATATTCATGCATATGAATATATGTATTCTTCTAATCAAAATGGCACTGTAAAAGAGCACAAGGCTGTTTGGTTTGAAAAAGGTGGACAGGCTTATGTTATGTTGTATAGCGCACCGGTAAATGATTTTGAAGATAACTTATATGTATTTGATTATATACTATCTGATATTCAAATTACATAA